A genomic window from Candidatus Nitrosoglobus terrae includes:
- the pntB gene encoding Re/Si-specific NAD(P)(+) transhydrogenase subunit beta has protein sequence MSQGLVTVTYIGATILFILSLGGLNHQETAQRGNIYGMVGMVAAILATVFSGAINTPSAHILLIIAMAIGTIIGIKLAQEVKMTQMPELVAILHSFVGLAAVLVGYVNLIAPEIEITGVEKTIHSVEIYLGVLIGAITFSGSIIAFGKLSGRIDGKPLLLPARHGLNLGLVILMIWLGKAFVVSQATGSGLLFLLLMTVIALGFGVHMVMTIGGADMPVVISMLNSYSGWAAAATGFMLANDLLIVTGALVGSSGAILSYIMCRAMNRNFISVIMGGFGTGSGDTLTPLTTSSGKVIAISAEESAQLLKVAKSVVIIPGYGMAVAHAQHTVYEITKLLREQNIKVRFAIHPVAGRMPGHMNVLLAEAKVPYDIVLEMDEINQDFPSTEVAIVIGANDIVNPSAQEDPNSPIGGMPVLEAWKAKTAIVLKRSMAAGYAGIDNPLFYKENTRMLFGDAKESLGAVLSYLHKSP, from the coding sequence ATGTCCCAAGGTCTGGTTACAGTCACTTATATTGGTGCAACCATCCTATTTATCCTCAGCTTGGGCGGTTTAAACCACCAAGAAACTGCTCAGCGTGGCAATATCTATGGCATGGTGGGTATGGTAGCGGCCATTTTAGCTACAGTCTTCAGCGGTGCAATTAATACTCCCAGTGCCCATATCTTGCTTATAATCGCCATGGCGATTGGTACTATCATTGGAATTAAGCTGGCGCAAGAGGTCAAAATGACCCAAATGCCAGAGTTAGTAGCCATACTGCACAGTTTTGTAGGTCTTGCCGCAGTTCTAGTAGGCTATGTTAATCTCATTGCGCCAGAAATTGAGATTACCGGAGTTGAAAAAACAATCCATAGCGTCGAAATCTATCTCGGAGTTCTCATTGGTGCGATTACTTTTTCCGGATCTATCATCGCTTTTGGTAAGCTTAGTGGGCGTATTGACGGTAAACCTTTATTGCTTCCTGCTCGCCATGGGTTAAATTTAGGATTGGTTATCCTCATGATCTGGCTAGGAAAAGCCTTTGTTGTATCTCAAGCAACAGGGTCAGGGCTGCTCTTTCTTTTACTGATGACAGTTATTGCCCTTGGATTTGGTGTTCATATGGTGATGACTATTGGAGGTGCCGATATGCCAGTGGTGATCTCCATGCTCAATAGCTATTCTGGCTGGGCAGCCGCTGCCACTGGCTTTATGCTAGCCAATGACCTATTAATTGTCACCGGTGCTTTAGTGGGCAGCAGCGGTGCTATCCTTAGTTACATTATGTGCCGTGCCATGAATCGCAATTTTATCAGCGTTATTATGGGCGGTTTTGGTACTGGATCTGGTGATACCCTCACCCCCCTTACTACCAGTAGTGGTAAAGTAATTGCTATTAGCGCTGAAGAATCAGCCCAGCTTTTAAAGGTAGCTAAGAGCGTCGTTATTATCCCTGGCTATGGCATGGCGGTCGCTCATGCTCAGCATACTGTGTATGAAATCACTAAATTACTACGAGAGCAGAACATCAAAGTACGCTTTGCCATTCATCCGGTAGCTGGGCGCATGCCAGGCCATATGAATGTATTATTGGCTGAAGCTAAAGTACCCTACGATATCGTTCTGGAAATGGATGAAATTAACCAAGACTTTCCAAGCACAGAAGTAGCTATTGTGATTGGTGCCAATGATATTGTTAATCCTTCTGCTCAAGAAGATCCTAATAGCCCTATTGGTGGCATGCCCGTCCTTGAAGCTTGGAAAGCAAAAACAGCAATCGTATTAAAACGAAGCATGGCAGCAGGTTATGCCGGTATAGATAATCCTTTGTTCTACAAAGAGAATACTCGCATGCTCTTTGGGGATGCCAAAGAAAGTCTAGGCGCTGTACTCTCTTATCTTCATAAAAGCCCTTAA